In Phacochoerus africanus isolate WHEZ1 chromosome 2, ROS_Pafr_v1, whole genome shotgun sequence, one DNA window encodes the following:
- the TEX48 gene encoding testis-expressed protein 48, which translates to ISSRAYGIQGPEPKAPIPSLHTAAHQNLALKIFCLCCKYCEEPSTIDDGKTPSQTQELQPPKHGLRKDELDGQNPKHKSATPCIVPGQCLIRPGKTASCFSSSEFEDVNSHVSKRGFHKRNLNRYSQDHWPYPPCRIGRP; encoded by the exons ATTTCCAGTAGGGCATATGGCATTCAGGGCCCAGAACCCAAGGCCCCCATTCCTTCACTTCATACAGCAGCCCACCAAAACCTGGCCTTGAAGATCTTCTGTTTATGCTGCAAATACTGTGAGGAGCCCAGTACCATAGATGACGGCAAGACCCCCAGTCAAACCCAAGAGCTTCAGCCGCCCAAGCATG GTTTGCGGAAGGATGAACTTGATGGACAAAATCCCAAGCACAAAAGCGCAACGCCCTGCATTGTCCCAGGACAATGCCTGATCCGTCCAGGGAAGACGGCCTCCTGTTTCAGCAGCAGTGAATTTGAGG atGTGAATTCACATGTTTCCAAAAGAGGTTTTCACAAGAGAAACCTAAACCGCTACTCCCAGGATCACTGGCCATACCCGCCGTGCCGCATTGGGAGACCCTGA